ACTCATCGCACTCCACCAACACCGGTACACGGACGGCAAGGTCTTCTTCGACCAGGCCATAGAAGGGTTCCGGGCAGCGGGCAACGGCCTCTGCGAGGCGACAGCCCTCTGCAACCTCTCACGGGCCTACATCGGCATGGGCAACACCGCGAAGGCCATCGAGTTCGCGCAGCACGGCCTCGCGGTCCACATCGACGTGGGCAGCACGATGCGGCTGGCCAACGGGCACTACGCCCTCGGAGTGGCGCTGACCAAGGCGGGCCGTCACACGGAGGCGCTCGGCCAGTTCTCCCAGGCCCTGACCATCTTCGTGGATCACCGGCAGCGGCTCTGGGAGGGAACCACCCAGTTCAGGATCGCGGAGGCGCACATCGCCGGGCGGCGGCCGGCCAAGGCGGCCCAGCACGCCGAACAGGCCCTCGCGCTCGGCTGCATCGGCGGTGACCGGACGCGGGGGAGCGTCCTGACGCTCCTGGGCCGTGCGCTCGCCTCCCTGGGGCAGGCGGACCGCGCGAAGGCCTGCTGGAGGGAGGCGCTCAACCTGTTCGAGCAGAACGACGCGGACGAGGCCGACGACGTACGCGCGCTGCTCTCGCCCGCCGCGGCCGCCTGACCGAGGAGACGCCCCCGCGCGCCGCCTGGACGTTCAGCATTCGTTTATCCCGGCCCGGCACTCTCGTACCTGTCACACCGTCGCGTCGGGGGGCAGGCGGTCTGACCAGGAGTCCTACCAGTTATGGTGCGGCTCCGTACGCCCGTCCAGCGGTCCTCGGGGGAGCCTCTGGACGGGCGTTCCTCATCAGTCACCACAGCAGAGGAACGCGACCATGAGTGACAAGAAGAAGGCAGTGGACGCCACCCCGCTGGACAACAACATGCCCAGCGAGCCGGTCAAGCACGACCTCACGACTCTCGACAACAACATGCCCACCCCGCCGAAGAAGGTCCTGGGTGACGGCCCCCAGGACAACAACATGCCCAGCGAGCCCGTCGACACCGAGGCCATCACGACCCTCGACAACAACATGCCCGCGCCGCCCGCCCTGGACCTGGACGGCGGAAAGTAAGGGCGCACCGGACTCCCTTCCCACGGGGATCGGCCGCGGTGGCGCGGAGGGGGAGCCACCGCGGCCGAGGTGTGTCCGGGGAGCGGGCCGGTACGAGCGAGGAGAGGACCAGGATGGGCGCAGCGAAGGTCGGACCCGGTGCTCCCGTCGCCTCGCGGCCGGAGAGGACACCCGCGGCGCTGCGCGCGGCCCTGGAGCGGGTCGCCCCGCACCGCGTGGGCGAGATGGAACGGCAGAAGGACGAGGCGATCACGCTGGCGGCCCGCACGGGCAGCCTCGCCCCGATCACCCGGTTCCTCGACACCTGGGCCGTGGCCGTGGAGATCGCCCGCGTCCCCGCCACCGCCGCGCGCCTACGCACCGCCGAACACACCGCCCGCACCGTGAACCCCGACGACCCCGCCTGGCGCAAGGCCATGGAGGAGATCCACACCCTCCACACGGCGGCCCGACAGTCCCTGAACAACACCTGACCGTAGGCCGGACGGCTACTGGGCGGCGGCCGGGCCGCCGTGTGGAGGGCGGGCGGCGGCTGCGCGGTGGCTGAGCCGAGACTCTCCCGCCGGTCCAGCCACACCCCGCTACCACCCCCGCAACTCCCCCTTCACCACCTTCCCGCTCGCGTTGCGCGGCAGTTCGCCCACGAAGTGCACCGCCCTCGGCACCTTGTAGTTGGCCATTTCGCGGCGGGACCAGGCGATGAGGTCGTCGGCGGTCACGAGGGAACCCGGGCGGCGGACGACGAACGCCTTGCCGACCTCGCCGAGGCGGGGGTCGGGGACGCCGACGACCGCCACGTCCGCGACATCCGGGTGGAGGCCGAGGAGTTGCTCGATCTCGGCGGGATACGCGTTGAACCCGCCGACGATGAACATGTCCTTGAGCCGGTCGGTGATCCGGAGGTTGCCGTCCTCGTCCAGGACGCCGATGTCGCCGGTGCGGAGCCACCCGTCGGCGGTGACCGTGCGCGCCGTCTCGGCGGGATCCTCGAAGTAGCCGCGCATGACGTTGAAGCCACGGACGAGGACCTCTCCGGGGGAGCCGGGCGGCAGAGGGGCGCCCAGCGGATCGACGACCCGCACCTCCGTCCCCGGGATTGCCCGTCCGGACGTCGACGCGATCACCGACGGCTCGTCGCCGCGCCGGCACATCGTGACGATGCCGGACGCCTCGGACAGGCCGTACGCCGTCAGCACGGTGTCCACGCGCAGCTCGGCCCGCAGCCGTTCGACGAGCCGGAGCGGGACCACCGCCGCGCCCGTCACCACCAGGCGCAGCGCGCTGAGGTCGTAGTCGTCGCGGGCGGGGTGGTCCAGGAGGGACTGGTGGAGCGTGGGCGGCCCGGGCAGGACCGAGACCCGCTCGGCCGCCACGTTGGCCATCGCCGTCTCCACGTTGAACACCGGCTGCGGGATCATCGTCGCGCCCCGCATCAGGCAGGCGATCACCCCGGCCTTGTAGCCGAAGGTGTGGAAGAACGGGTTCACGATGAGGTAGCGGTCACCCTGCCGGAGCCCGGCCAACTCGCTCCACACCTCGTACGCCCGCAGCGTCTGCGCGTGGGTGATCACCGCGCCCTTGGGCCGGCCGGTCGTCCCGGACGTGAAGATGATGTCGGAGGGCGAATCACCCGTCAGTCCGGCCGACCGCGCTCGTACCTCCGCCGCACTCACCCCGTCGCCGCTCGCCAGGAAGTCCTTCCAGGTGCGGAAGTCCGCGGGGGCGTCGTCCGAGAGCACCACCACCTGTTCCAACTGCGGCAGCCCGGGCAGCGGCCCCGGCGGCTCGCACCCGCTCCCGACCGCCTCCGGCGCCCGCAGCCGCCCCCCGTCCGCGCCCGCCGCGCGCCGGAGCGAGGCCACGTACGAGGTGCCGAGGAACGTTCCGGTGACGAACAGCAGCTTCGCCCTGCTGCGTGCCAGCACGTCCGCCGCCTCACCGCCCTTGAAGCGGGTGTTCAGCGGGACGAGGACCGCGCCCGCCGAGACCGCGCCGAGCGCGGAGACGATCCAGTCGAGGGAGTTCGGCGCCCAGAGGGCGACCCGGTCCCCGACCCGCACCCCGTTCGCCACGCACGCCGCCGCCGCGCGCTCCACCCGGGCGCCCAGCTCCGCGTACGACACCCGGGTCCGTCCGTCGACGACGGCCTCGACCCCGGCGAACCGTTCGGCCGCCGCGCGGACCAGCCCCGGGACGGTCCCCCACGCCAGATCTCCGCGCCCCTCCACGCCACCGTTCACAGCAGGCCTCCGTACCCGAGAACCAGTGTCCAAGTGCGCCAGCGGCAGCCGGACATCCGACCGGACACCCGCCGGATGTCCGGTCGGACATCCGTAGCTGACTACCCGTCAGATTAGCTGTACCCTGACGGACTGTCAGCAGCCGAAAGCCCCCGTGCGGAGGTGTGCCTTCATGGCCGTGCTCAAGGACGCGACAGCCATCGTCGGCATCGGCCAGACCCCTTTCGCCAAACAACTCCCGGAGAGCGAACGGGCGTTGGCGTGCCGCGCGATCCTCGCCGCGCTCGACGACGCGGGTATCGCGCCCGACGAGGTGGACGCGCTCGCCTCCTACACGATGGAGGAGACGGACGAGGTCGAGGTGGCGAAGGCGCTGGGCCTCGGTGACCTCACCTTCTTCAGCAAGGTCGGCTACGGCGGCGGCGGTTCGTGCGCCACGGTCGCGCACCTCGCCGCCGCGATCGCCACCGGCCAGGCCACGGTCGGCGTCGCCTGGCGGTCCCGCAAACGCGGCTCGGGCCCCCGCCCGTGGAAGAACACCACGGTCCAACTCCCCACCCCGGCCCAGTGGACCCGCCCCTACGGCCTGCTGCGCCCCGCCGACGAGATAGCCATGCTGGCCCGCCGCCACATGCACGAGTACGGCACCACCCGCGACCACCTCTTCAACGTGGCCCTCGCCTGCCGCAACCGGGCCAACCAGAACCCGGCCGCGATCATGTACGAGCGCCCCCTGACCCGCGAGATGTACATGAACTCCCGCTGGATCAGCGAGCCCCTGTGCCTCTTCGACAACTGCCTGGAGACCGACGGGGCGTTGGCGTGCGTGGTGGTCTCCGCCGAGCGCGCCCGCGACTGCCGCCGCACCCCCGTCTACGTCCACTCCGCCGCCCAGGGCCTGCCCGCCCAGCACCACGGCATGGTCAACTACTGGAACGACGACCCGCTGACCGGCCCCGCCTGGACCGCCGCCCGGCACCTCTGGAAGCACGCGGACCTCACCCCGGACGACATCGACGTCGCCCAGATCTACGACGCGTTCACCGCCCTGATCCCCCTGTCGCTGGAGGGGTACGGCTTCTGCGCGCGCGGCGAGGGCGGCGCGTTCACCGAGGGCGGCGCCCTGGAGACGGGCGGCCGGCTCCCCCTGAACACCTCCGGGGGCGGCCTCAGCGAGGCGTACGTCCACGGCTTCAACCTGATCAACGAGGGCGTACGGCAGCTGCGCGGCACCAGCACCGCCCAGGTCCCGGACGCGGCGACCTGTCTGGTGACGGCGGGTGAGGGGGTACCGACCTCCGCCCTGCTGCTGAGGAACTGAGGAGTCGAGACATGCTGACACCGGTGGTGGACGACGACGGCGCCCCCTTCTGGGAGTACGCCGCGCGGGGCGAACTACGGATCCAGGCCTGCGCCGACTGCGCCGAACTCCGCTTCCCGCCCCGCCCCTGCTGCCCGCACTGCCGCTCCTTCGCCACCGAGTGGCGCCGGGTCTCGGGCCGGGGCCGTATCTGGTCGTACGTCCGCCCGCACCCGCCGCTCCTCCCCGACTACGCCGAGCAGGCCCCGTACCACGTCGTCCTCGTCGAACTGACCGACGCGCCCCGCATCCGCCTCGTCGGCAACCTGGTGAGCGGGCCGGGTGCCCGGCTGGACTCGGTCCCGGCCGAGCGGATCCGGATCGGGGCGAGGGTGCAGGTGGTGTTCACCCCCACCGGCCTCCCCCAATGGCTACTGGAGCGACCGTGACCCTGCGCACGACGACGGACAGGACCACGGGCGTGGCCCTGCTGACCCTGGACCGTCCGGAGCGACTGAACGCGATCGACTTAGCAATGGCAGAACAACTCACCGAATTCTGGCTGGAGTTGCGGTACGACGACTCGGTACGGGCGGTCGTCGTGACCGGTGCCGGCGAGCGCGCCTTCTGCACGGGCCTCGACCGGGACGCGGCGACGGCCGTCCCGCAGCCGAACTCCCCGTACGCGATCGAGGACCCCCTCCTCAGGATCGGCCCGAAGTCCAACGACTGCTGGAAACCGCTGATCGCCGCCGTGAACGGCATGGCGTGCGGCGGGGCCTTCTACCTGCTGGGCGAGTCGGAGTTCCTCGTCGCCGACCCCTCCGCCACCTTCTTCGACCCCCACACCGGCTACGGCATGGTCAGCGCCTTCGAGTCGATCCTGATGGCCCAGCGCATGCCGTACGGGGAGGCCGCGCGCATGGCCCTGCTGGGCACCGCCGAGCGGATGTCGGCCCGGCGGGCGCGGGAGGTGGGGCTGGTGTCGGAGGTGACGGAGCCCGGCGAGGCGGTCGCCGCGGCCGTACGGTGCGCGGAGATCGTCGCCGGGTATCCGACGGAGGCCGTCCAGGGCACGGTACGGGCCTGCTGGGCGGCGTCGGAGGCGGCGCGGACCCACGCCCTGGCGCAGGCACCGCACCTGATCTCCCTGGGCAACCTCCCGGCCGACCGGCAGTCCGAGCTGTTCGCCGGACGCCGGCCGGGCGGGTTCCGGGTGCGGTGAGCCCCGGCGCGGAGCCAAGAAGCGAGCCTCAGGAGTGGGCCTCAGAAGGAGGAGCGCTCCAGGTCGGCCAGCTTGCAGCTGCCGCCGCTCGCGCCGCCGTCGGCGACCGTGCCGGCGGGAGCCTTCACCTCGACGGTGGCGGACTCGCCCGGCGGCACCGAGGGGATGCTGTTGTCCTCGGCGGTGTGCAGCACGGTGCCGCTCGCGTCCGTGAACTCCAGGTCGAACTCGTACGAATAGGTGCTGCTGGAGCTGGTGTTGGTGGCGCGGACACGGGAGACCAGGCCGTTGTCGTAGGTGCAGGTCTCGATCTTCAGGTCCCGCGCGGCACCGCGCTGGGAGCTCGACGAGCCGCCCGTGCCCACGGTGGTGCTGCCGCCCGAGGTGGACGTGGAGCTGCTGTCGGATCCACCGCTGGAGCTGGAACCGCCGCTGGAGCTGGACGAGGAGGACGAGCCGCCCGAGCAGCCGCCCCCGCCCGAGCCGCGGGCCCCGGTGAGAGCGAAGACGACGATGCCGAACACGGCGACGGCTCGGACATGACGAGTTTTCACGTTGCTCAACCCCCGTTGAGTAGCGTTGATTTGAGGCCACACGCACGCAAACGGAACAACCGCGGCGGTGACAGGTGCACGACACCATACCGTTTTCGGCCGCGTCCCGTGTCCCGGTCCGCCAGGGACTCCGAGGGGAGAGGGATATGACGCGGCCTACGTGGTGCGCGCCGTCCCCGTCCCCTTCTCCGCGTCGAGTGCGTACACGCAGCGGTCCTTGCTGCACGCGTACACGACGCCGTCCTTGACGACCGGCGACCCGGTGATCTCCCCGCCCGTCGCGAGCTTCCACCGCAGCCGGCCGTCGTCCGCCTTCAGCGTGTAGAGCAGGTGGTCGGTGGAGCCGAAGTGGATGCGGCCCTCCGCCACCGACGGGGCGCCCACGATCTCGCCGCCCGCCTGGAAGCGCCACTTCGGCGTCCCCGTGACCGCGTCGAGGGTGTAGAGCCCCTTGCCGCTGCCGACGTGGACGTGTCCCGCGGCGACCAGCACCGGTTCCACTGAGGCACGGGACTCCGTCGCGATGCGCCAGCGGTCGCGGCCGTCGGTCGCGTCGAGGGCGTAGACCGTGCCGAGGTAGTCGGCGAGGTAGACACCGCCGCCCGTGACGGCGGGGCCCGGCGCGAACGTGGGGGCCGACAGGAACACCGCCGGGGCCTCGAAGTGCCAGCGGACGTGACCGCCGGCGATGTCGATGGCGAGGACGCGGCTCCCGGCGGCGATGTAGACATAGCCGTCGGAGGCCGGGGTCAGCCGTACCGGGACGCCGCCGCAGGAGGCCGCGTCGCCGATGGGGTACGACCAGCGCTCCTCACCCGTACGGGCCTCCAGCGCGCGCAGCCGGGCGTCCTTCCAGATGTACACCGTGCCGTCCTGGACGACCGGCCCGGCCTCCGGGGACTCGAAGTCGGTCTGCGCGCCGGTGAGCTCCCACAGCTTCTGCCCGTTGGACGCCTCCCAGCCCTGGACGCCGCCGCCCCGGGTGGCGGTGACCACCGTGCCCCGGTCGGCCTTCAGCGAGTACACCCAGGCCTCCGTGGACAGCCGCCACAGGTCGGCGCCCTCGCGGGCGTCGAGCGCGAAGAGGGTCGGGCCGTCCGAGGCGTGGATACGGCCGTCCGCGACCGCCATCGACCAGGCGACGTCCCGGGTCTTGAAGCGGCGCCGGCCGGTGGCCACGTCCAGGGCGTGCACCTCGAAGGAGGTGACGTAGACGAGGTCACCGGCGACGGACGGGGTGCCCCAGACGTCGTTCGACATGCGGAAACGCCAGGGGCGCCAGCCGGAGGCGGCCGGTTCCGGGGCGGGCGGGGCCACGGCGGGCGCGGGGTCGGCGCCGTTCACGCCGGCGCGCGGCCGGGACCAGGACGCGGCGAGACCGGCCTCCGGAGGGGGCGCCTTGACGGCGGCGGCGCGGGCGTCGGCGACGCGCGGACCGGGCCCGATGGGCACCTGACCGCCCGCGAGCCGTACCGGCCCGGTGTCGGGTGCGCCGAGCGCGACGGGCGCGGGGTCGTACGAGGGCGGGGGCGGGGGTACGGGCGCGGGGCGCGCACCGCCGCCGCTGCGGCCGCCGGAGGCCTGCTGGGGCTTGGCCGCGGGGCGTCCGCCCCGGCGGGTCTCGATCAGGCTGACCGCCTTCTCGGGCAGCCACGCCGACGCCGTACCGCTGTCGTCCGAGCCGGAGCCGAAGAGATGGGGCGCCAGCTGCGCCTGGAGGTCGGCGGGGTTGGGGCGCGCGGTCGGGTCCATCTGCATACAGGACTCGATGAGGGGGCGCAGGTCGTCCGGGAGCCCGGAGAGGTCCGGCCCCTCCCTCAGCAGCATGAAGACGGTCTCGACGGGGTTGGCCCCGTGGAACGGCGCGTGCCCGGTGGCGGCGAACACGAGCATCGAGCCGAGCGAGAAGACGTCGCTCGCGCCGGTCACGCTGCGCGAGTCCTTCGCCTGCTCGGGCGACATGTACGCCGGGGTACCGACGGCGACGTTCGTCATCGTCAGACGCGTGTTCGAGACACCGGAGGCGATACCGAAGTCGATCACGCGCGGCCCGTCCTCGACGACGAGCACGTTGGACGGCTTCAGGTCGCGGTGGACGAGTCCGGCGCCGTGGATGGACTGGAGGGCTTCGGCCACACCCGCGGCGAGCCAGCGGACGGCCTGGACCGGCATGGGCCCGCAGTCGTTCACTATCTCCTCGAGCGAGGGCGCGGGGACGTACGCGGTCGCCAGCCACGGCACGGCGGCGCGCGGGTCGGCGTCGACCACGGCGGCCGTGTAGAAACCGGACACCGCGCGGGCCGCCTCGACCTCACGCGTGAAACGGACCCGGAAGAGCTGGTCCTCCGCGAGCTCGGTCCGCACCGTCTTGATCGCCACGCGCCGACCCGACGCCGAGCGCGCCAGATAGACCAGCCCCATGCCGCCGGCCCCCAGCCGTCCCAGCACCTCGAACGGCCCGATCCGCCGCGGATCGTGCTGCGTCAGCTGATCCACCACTTGCCCTGCCACCTCCCCGTACGGACCGCGTCACCCACGTTGTGCGCGCGACCCCCGTGCAGCGTCTCACCACCGCACCGCCATGGCGGCACGCACCCCGATTCTTCCTGCTACCGGGGGCAGGTTGCTAACCCGGGTGCGGAACGGGGTGTCTCAGGACAAAACCACGTCGTCCGCCCCTCGGGAAGTGGGAGCCCGGATGGTGGGACAGTGCGGCGAGCCGCGTACCACCGGCGCACAACCCCGTACGTCTGCCCGCCCGGCGCCCCCCGCGCGCCCCGCGCGGGCACCGGACCGCAGGCCGGCCGGTCCCCTGAGCCGCAGCGGTCTTCCCGCTGGTCAGCCCTCGTCCTCCGGGCCGTCCGCCGCGCGTTCTCCCGCAGGTCGCCCCTCGTCCTCGCGCCGGTCCTCCCCCTGTTGCCGCAGGTCGTCCGGACGCTGTTCGGCCTGATCCGGCGCCTGCGGGGCCTCCCGCCAGCCGTTTTCGTCCCTCCGCTGGAGCAACGCGAACGACGCCCCTTGATTGTCCGTGACGACCGCCACATTTCCGTACGAGGTGTCGAACGGCGGCACCTGCACGCGGCCGCCGAGCCGGCTGACGGTCCGGAGCGCGGCCTCGCAGTCCTCCGTCCCGAAGTGGACCAGGAAGTGCGGCGGCATCTCCGCCGGGAAGACGTCCGTGAGCGTGGCGCGGCCGAAGTCGGGGGTGGCGTCCGGGCCGAAGAGGGCGTCGTGGAAGAGGTGCGCGTAGAAGGAGTTGGCCGCCTTGGTGTCCCGGGTGTAGAGCTCGGCCCACGTGAAGGTGCCGGGTTCGTGGCGCCGGCCGAAGCCGGGGTGCGCGGCGGCCTGCCAGAGGCCGAAGACCGCGCTCTCCGGGTCGGTGGCGAGCGCGGCCGTGCCGAGGCCGCCGACGGGGGTGGGCGGGGTGATCACCTGACCGCCGGCCGCGACGATCCGGGCGGTGAGGGCGACCGCGTCCGGGGTCGCGAAGTGCACGGTCCACACGGTGGGGAGGCGGCCGTCGGGTTTGGGGGCGAGGGCGGCGACGGGGGCGCCCTCGATGTGCGCCCACACCTCGTGCGCGCCGTCTCCGGGGGCCACCGCGAAGGTCCACCCGAAGAGTTCGCCGTAGAACCGCTTGCCCGCTTCCACGTCGGGCAGCTGGGCGTCCACCCAGCACGGCACGCCCTCGGG
This genomic stretch from Streptomyces deccanensis harbors:
- a CDS encoding DUF6247 family protein, whose protein sequence is MGAAKVGPGAPVASRPERTPAALRAALERVAPHRVGEMERQKDEAITLAARTGSLAPITRFLDTWAVAVEIARVPATAARLRTAEHTARTVNPDDPAWRKAMEEIHTLHTAARQSLNNT
- a CDS encoding fatty acid--CoA ligase family protein, which gives rise to MNGGVEGRGDLAWGTVPGLVRAAAERFAGVEAVVDGRTRVSYAELGARVERAAAACVANGVRVGDRVALWAPNSLDWIVSALGAVSAGAVLVPLNTRFKGGEAADVLARSRAKLLFVTGTFLGTSYVASLRRAAGADGGRLRAPEAVGSGCEPPGPLPGLPQLEQVVVLSDDAPADFRTWKDFLASGDGVSAAEVRARSAGLTGDSPSDIIFTSGTTGRPKGAVITHAQTLRAYEVWSELAGLRQGDRYLIVNPFFHTFGYKAGVIACLMRGATMIPQPVFNVETAMANVAAERVSVLPGPPTLHQSLLDHPARDDYDLSALRLVVTGAAVVPLRLVERLRAELRVDTVLTAYGLSEASGIVTMCRRGDEPSVIASTSGRAIPGTEVRVVDPLGAPLPPGSPGEVLVRGFNVMRGYFEDPAETARTVTADGWLRTGDIGVLDEDGNLRITDRLKDMFIVGGFNAYPAEIEQLLGLHPDVADVAVVGVPDPRLGEVGKAFVVRRPGSLVTADDLIAWSRREMANYKVPRAVHFVGELPRNASGKVVKGELRGW
- a CDS encoding lipid-transfer protein, with translation MAVLKDATAIVGIGQTPFAKQLPESERALACRAILAALDDAGIAPDEVDALASYTMEETDEVEVAKALGLGDLTFFSKVGYGGGGSCATVAHLAAAIATGQATVGVAWRSRKRGSGPRPWKNTTVQLPTPAQWTRPYGLLRPADEIAMLARRHMHEYGTTRDHLFNVALACRNRANQNPAAIMYERPLTREMYMNSRWISEPLCLFDNCLETDGALACVVVSAERARDCRRTPVYVHSAAQGLPAQHHGMVNYWNDDPLTGPAWTAARHLWKHADLTPDDIDVAQIYDAFTALIPLSLEGYGFCARGEGGAFTEGGALETGGRLPLNTSGGGLSEAYVHGFNLINEGVRQLRGTSTAQVPDAATCLVTAGEGVPTSALLLRN
- a CDS encoding Zn-ribbon domain-containing OB-fold protein; the encoded protein is MLTPVVDDDGAPFWEYAARGELRIQACADCAELRFPPRPCCPHCRSFATEWRRVSGRGRIWSYVRPHPPLLPDYAEQAPYHVVLVELTDAPRIRLVGNLVSGPGARLDSVPAERIRIGARVQVVFTPTGLPQWLLERP
- a CDS encoding enoyl-CoA hydratase/isomerase family protein codes for the protein MATGATVTLRTTTDRTTGVALLTLDRPERLNAIDLAMAEQLTEFWLELRYDDSVRAVVVTGAGERAFCTGLDRDAATAVPQPNSPYAIEDPLLRIGPKSNDCWKPLIAAVNGMACGGAFYLLGESEFLVADPSATFFDPHTGYGMVSAFESILMAQRMPYGEAARMALLGTAERMSARRAREVGLVSEVTEPGEAVAAAVRCAEIVAGYPTEAVQGTVRACWAASEAARTHALAQAPHLISLGNLPADRQSELFAGRRPGGFRVR
- a CDS encoding PQQ-binding-like beta-propeller repeat protein, with amino-acid sequence MVDQLTQHDPRRIGPFEVLGRLGAGGMGLVYLARSASGRRVAIKTVRTELAEDQLFRVRFTREVEAARAVSGFYTAAVVDADPRAAVPWLATAYVPAPSLEEIVNDCGPMPVQAVRWLAAGVAEALQSIHGAGLVHRDLKPSNVLVVEDGPRVIDFGIASGVSNTRLTMTNVAVGTPAYMSPEQAKDSRSVTGASDVFSLGSMLVFAATGHAPFHGANPVETVFMLLREGPDLSGLPDDLRPLIESCMQMDPTARPNPADLQAQLAPHLFGSGSDDSGTASAWLPEKAVSLIETRRGGRPAAKPQQASGGRSGGGARPAPVPPPPPSYDPAPVALGAPDTGPVRLAGGQVPIGPGPRVADARAAAVKAPPPEAGLAASWSRPRAGVNGADPAPAVAPPAPEPAASGWRPWRFRMSNDVWGTPSVAGDLVYVTSFEVHALDVATGRRRFKTRDVAWSMAVADGRIHASDGPTLFALDAREGADLWRLSTEAWVYSLKADRGTVVTATRGGGVQGWEASNGQKLWELTGAQTDFESPEAGPVVQDGTVYIWKDARLRALEARTGEERWSYPIGDAASCGGVPVRLTPASDGYVYIAAGSRVLAIDIAGGHVRWHFEAPAVFLSAPTFAPGPAVTGGGVYLADYLGTVYALDATDGRDRWRIATESRASVEPVLVAAGHVHVGSGKGLYTLDAVTGTPKWRFQAGGEIVGAPSVAEGRIHFGSTDHLLYTLKADDGRLRWKLATGGEITGSPVVKDGVVYACSKDRCVYALDAEKGTGTARTT
- a CDS encoding VOC family protein, whose amino-acid sequence is MADVTGGAAGTGNAPYPEGVPCWVDAQLPDVEAGKRFYGELFGWTFAVAPGDGAHEVWAHIEGAPVAALAPKPDGRLPTVWTVHFATPDAVALTARIVAAGGQVITPPTPVGGLGTAALATDPESAVFGLWQAAAHPGFGRRHEPGTFTWAELYTRDTKAANSFYAHLFHDALFGPDATPDFGRATLTDVFPAEMPPHFLVHFGTEDCEAALRTVSRLGGRVQVPPFDTSYGNVAVVTDNQGASFALLQRRDENGWREAPQAPDQAEQRPDDLRQQGEDRREDEGRPAGERAADGPEDEG